In the Staphylococcus condimenti genome, one interval contains:
- the trhA gene encoding PAQR family membrane homeostasis protein TrhA, with amino-acid sequence MKQASNTEKESTLSRFKDIIPLSFGEEIGNAASHGAAAFVTLIALPYAAVHSYNQGGTLSSVSVSIYVISIFLMLLSSTVYHVMQNNSSHKYIMRIVDHSMIYIAIAGTYTPVSLVLVGGWFGWIIMVLLWGITIWGILYKAIAEKVNPKLSLFMYLIMGWVGIIYIPIIWKEASWQFMMFILLGGIAYTIGAWFYAQKNRPYFHMIWHIFIVIASLCHFVGILYYM; translated from the coding sequence TTGAAACAGGCTTCAAACACGGAAAAGGAAAGTACATTGAGTCGATTTAAAGATATTATTCCGTTATCTTTTGGTGAAGAAATCGGAAATGCTGCTTCTCATGGCGCAGCAGCATTTGTGACATTAATTGCCTTACCCTACGCAGCAGTCCATAGTTATAATCAAGGCGGCACTCTGTCATCAGTAAGTGTCTCTATATATGTAATCAGTATCTTTTTAATGTTACTGTCTTCTACTGTTTACCATGTTATGCAAAACAATTCTTCTCATAAATATATTATGAGAATTGTGGATCACAGTATGATATACATTGCGATAGCTGGAACATATACGCCAGTATCTTTAGTATTAGTCGGCGGTTGGTTCGGCTGGATTATTATGGTGTTATTGTGGGGTATCACGATTTGGGGCATTTTATATAAGGCAATTGCCGAGAAGGTCAATCCTAAGTTAAGTTTATTCATGTATTTAATTATGGGTTGGGTCGGAATTATTTATATCCCTATTATATGGAAAGAAGCTTCATGGCAATTTATGATGTTTATTTTGCTAGGCGGCATTGCATATACAATTGGCGCATGGTTCTATGCGCAAAAAAATAGACCTTATTTTCATATGATTTGGCATATTTTTATTGTGATTGCTTCATTGTGTCACTTTGTAGGTATTTTATATTATATGTAG